In a single window of the Thermoplasmatales archaeon genome:
- the sufC gene encoding Fe-S cluster assembly ATPase SufC, whose protein sequence is MSSVPELTINDLVVSVEGKQILNGVNLTVRGGEIHALMGPNGAGKSTLGYVLAGHPNYKVESGTIKLDGVNITNKTPEERARLGMFLAFQNPIAVPGVKLSTFLRSAYKQVHPEDQVSIKDFMDRIKKHLNKVGLDETFLSRSVNDGFSGGERKRFEILQMSILRPRMVILDEIDSGLDVDALKMVADEIKESYNEDVGFLIITHYQRILKSIEPRFVHVLKNGKIVMNGDQKLSIQIETEGYDWIKA, encoded by the coding sequence ATGTCAAGCGTACCAGAACTCACAATAAATGATCTTGTAGTATCTGTAGAGGGAAAGCAGATACTGAACGGAGTAAACCTAACGGTTAGAGGAGGAGAGATACACGCCTTAATGGGACCAAACGGAGCTGGAAAAAGCACGCTCGGTTATGTTTTGGCTGGACATCCAAATTATAAGGTTGAAAGCGGAACTATCAAGCTTGATGGCGTAAACATAACGAACAAAACACCGGAAGAAAGAGCGCGATTGGGGATGTTTCTGGCCTTTCAGAACCCCATTGCAGTCCCTGGTGTAAAACTTTCAACATTTTTGAGGTCGGCTTATAAGCAGGTTCATCCCGAGGATCAGGTAAGCATCAAGGATTTTATGGATCGAATTAAGAAACATCTTAACAAGGTCGGCCTTGATGAGACTTTTCTTTCCCGATCGGTAAATGATGGATTTTCCGGTGGAGAGAGAAAACGGTTTGAGATTTTGCAAATGTCTATACTCAGGCCTAGAATGGTAATACTCGATGAAATCGATTCCGGACTTGATGTTGACGCGCTCAAGATGGTTGCGGATGAAATAAAGGAATCATACAATGAAGACGTTGGGTTTTTGATCATAACACACTACCAGAGGATTCTGAAAAGCATTGAACCTAGATTTGTTCATGTCCTGAAAAATGGGAAGATCGTGATGAACGGAGATCAAAAACTATCAATCCAGATAGAAACTGAAGGTTATGACTGGATAAAGGCATAG
- a CDS encoding ArsR family transcriptional regulator — protein MDKQSENFSDDLVPLLGITKAGIIRELSYSELSVEDLSHLFNMNKNAINEHLASLELKGYVSAYFKGSGPGRPKKYYKLSEKGFNLLPKRYMFLASLLVKELETEFGQDRVNIILGNVADKIVSESGWDQMPKDLTRDKKIDRLHDFVSALNRMGYYAKLEIDGDVVRIIRHNCIFYELAKNNKSLICGGLGNQIIKESIGKDFKIKEKFSEGSNKCVVEVNI, from the coding sequence ATGGATAAACAAAGTGAAAATTTTAGTGATGATCTCGTTCCTCTTCTTGGCATCACAAAAGCAGGTATAATAAGAGAATTGAGTTATTCTGAGTTAAGTGTGGAGGATCTTTCGCATTTATTCAATATGAACAAGAACGCTATAAACGAGCATCTGGCTTCTCTGGAACTCAAAGGTTATGTGAGCGCATATTTCAAAGGGAGTGGTCCAGGTCGTCCAAAAAAATATTACAAGCTATCAGAAAAAGGTTTTAATCTTCTTCCAAAGCGATACATGTTTCTCGCATCCCTGCTTGTAAAGGAGCTCGAAACTGAGTTTGGGCAGGATCGAGTCAACATAATTCTTGGAAACGTAGCGGACAAAATTGTTTCAGAATCAGGATGGGATCAAATGCCAAAGGATCTCACAAGAGACAAAAAAATAGATAGGTTGCACGATTTCGTTTCTGCTTTGAACAGGATGGGTTACTATGCTAAATTGGAAATAGACGGTGACGTTGTCCGGATAATAAGGCATAACTGCATATTTTATGAGCTTGCGAAAAACAACAAAAGCCTCATCTGTGGTGGTCTTGGGAACCAGATAATAAAGGAATCCATCGGAAAGGACTTTAAAATCAAAGAAAAGTTTTCCGAAGGAAGCAACAAATGTGTTGTCGAGGTTAATATTTAG
- a CDS encoding NAD-dependent epimerase/dehydratase family protein → MVTILITGSSGQIGSDLIPALVRKYGKSSVIASDITFSDRDYDIEKIRLDVTKKEDIETAIKEKSVTDIFHLGAILSASAEKHPYEAFFVNGNGTLNVLEAAVKYSVNRIIIPSSIAVFGNDIAKEKVKPMDSTRPTTMYGITKVLSELLAQYYTGRYGISVRGMRFPGIISYETPPMAGTTDYAVDMFVHAVNHEKYKCYLKPDTPLPMMYFPDAIDALVKIFEAEERSLRYRMEYNVSAFSFTPSELYSLIKEYYPDFSVEYEPDYRQNIAESWPHSLDYLDAVKDWGYSPRFSLNDTVRDMIVNLERIRKDDNMKKTVTQNP, encoded by the coding sequence ATGGTTACGATACTCATTACTGGATCATCAGGGCAAATAGGTTCAGATCTGATTCCCGCATTGGTTAGAAAATATGGAAAATCAAGTGTGATAGCTTCAGATATCACCTTTTCCGATCGAGATTATGACATTGAAAAGATCAGGCTGGACGTTACAAAAAAAGAAGACATAGAAACAGCGATAAAAGAAAAATCTGTGACTGATATATTCCATCTTGGCGCTATTCTTTCAGCATCTGCAGAAAAACACCCATATGAAGCTTTTTTTGTAAACGGCAACGGTACTCTTAACGTGCTGGAGGCCGCAGTCAAATACTCCGTAAATAGGATCATAATACCAAGTTCAATAGCTGTTTTTGGAAACGATATAGCCAAGGAAAAGGTAAAGCCAATGGATTCTACACGACCTACTACCATGTATGGCATAACAAAGGTTCTGTCGGAACTTTTGGCTCAGTATTATACAGGTAGGTACGGGATCAGCGTAAGGGGTATGCGTTTCCCCGGCATAATTAGCTACGAGACACCACCTATGGCCGGTACAACAGATTACGCAGTGGACATGTTTGTTCACGCTGTCAACCACGAGAAATATAAATGCTATCTCAAGCCTGACACTCCTTTACCTATGATGTATTTTCCAGATGCCATAGACGCGCTCGTAAAGATCTTTGAAGCTGAGGAAAGATCGTTAAGGTACAGGATGGAATACAACGTTTCTGCATTCAGTTTTACTCCGTCTGAATTATATTCTCTAATCAAAGAATACTATCCTGATTTCTCGGTTGAGTACGAACCGGATTACAGGCAGAATATCGCCGAATCCTGGCCTCATTCCCTTGATTATTTGGACGCGGTCAAGGACTGGGGTTATTCTCCAAGATTTTCACTAAATGACACGGTTAGAGATATGATAGTTAATCTCGAAAGGATCAGGAAAGATGATAATATGAAAAAAACCGTGACACAGAATCCTTAA
- a CDS encoding ATP-binding cassette domain-containing protein: MIEINIRKRLGEFELKASLNAEGMIHIFGVNGSGKTTLLRCLAGTIPVDSGMILHNGIDLTVIPIEHRKVIYLDRLSYFPNLDVEDHLSFLRKTKVEEINEIKRIMAIDFKGKLRNLSTGQKLKVSLATSVLSHPRLILLDEISANISDAESILNDLKPVLYRQKTEMINVAQEDFRTLEKDFTFNIVHGEIRRVED, encoded by the coding sequence ATGATAGAAATCAACATTCGAAAACGCCTTGGAGAATTCGAATTGAAAGCATCATTGAACGCAGAGGGAATGATTCATATTTTCGGGGTAAATGGATCCGGAAAAACAACACTGCTAAGATGCCTAGCCGGAACGATCCCTGTTGATTCGGGAATGATATTGCATAATGGGATCGACTTAACGGTAATCCCAATTGAGCATAGAAAAGTCATATATCTGGATCGCCTTTCATATTTCCCTAACCTTGACGTCGAAGATCACCTTTCCTTTTTGAGAAAAACAAAAGTGGAGGAGATCAATGAAATTAAGAGAATAATGGCCATCGATTTCAAAGGAAAGCTGAGAAATTTAAGCACCGGACAAAAACTAAAGGTATCGCTTGCAACTTCTGTGCTCTCTCATCCCCGTTTGATACTTTTAGATGAAATTTCAGCCAACATAAGTGATGCCGAGAGTATTCTCAATGACCTCAAACCTGTGCTTTATCGCCAGAAGACTGAAATGATCAACGTAGCTCAGGAGGATTTCCGGACCTTAGAGAAGGATTTCACATTCAATATAGTTCATGGAGAAATTAGAAGAGTGGAAGATTAA
- a CDS encoding ABC transporter permease — protein sequence MAAIKKLDGLALFSIVVTVLIIVPIAFILVYGFAIYHSSIGFSSIVFRSIALTIFSSAIAALFVFLLFTPLAYHLSRISNSAMETISDIPASIPHPIVGIAFLLVVSPLTPFGRFLISIGLGLFDSIPGLITALAFVSAPVYIRAAQSVFSQNPQEPEILAMGLGLSRIKTLYRVVIPNSARLLFSATLTAMSRAISEFGSIAIIAYVILQFPFAGVMPASVLIYQFFGYYGLGPAVTASAVMIVISIIVLLISRFIKGVGNNRSGA from the coding sequence ATGGCAGCCATAAAAAAACTTGATGGTTTGGCATTATTTTCAATCGTGGTAACGGTGCTCATCATCGTTCCAATTGCTTTTATTCTCGTCTATGGATTCGCAATTTACCACAGCTCCATAGGGTTCAGTTCGATAGTTTTTAGGTCTATTGCACTCACTATTTTTTCCTCGGCAATAGCCGCCTTATTCGTATTTTTGCTCTTCACTCCGCTTGCATATCACCTTTCACGTATATCCAATTCAGCAATGGAAACGATCTCGGACATACCGGCTTCCATCCCTCATCCTATAGTCGGAATAGCTTTCCTTCTGGTCGTAAGCCCATTGACTCCGTTTGGAAGATTCCTTATTTCAATAGGCCTTGGGTTATTTGATTCCATACCTGGACTTATTACGGCGCTTGCATTTGTCTCTGCACCGGTATATATTAGGGCTGCACAATCAGTCTTTTCCCAGAACCCACAGGAGCCAGAAATTCTTGCCATGGGCCTTGGCTTGTCAAGAATAAAGACATTATATAGAGTTGTAATTCCAAATAGTGCACGTTTGCTGTTTTCAGCCACGTTAACTGCCATGAGCAGGGCCATCAGTGAGTTTGGCTCGATTGCCATAATTGCATACGTTATCCTCCAGTTTCCATTTGCAGGAGTCATGCCGGCTTCTGTCCTGATCTACCAGTTCTTCGGATATTACGGCCTCGGTCCGGCAGTGACTGCATCCGCAGTTATGATAGTGATTTCAATAATCGTTCTTCTCATATCCAGGTTTATCAAGGGCGTGGGCAACAACAGGTCGGGTGCCTAA
- a CDS encoding substrate-binding domain-containing protein yields MKNSKIVVIIVIIALLAVGTGIGVHYSYNKNRSLLISYVADAYVGEANYLLNGYRNSTGNPVSPAIGGGSYTDAQKIGSGDPANVFISVALSPYSQSYLKERYSGWAIAFASDQLVLAYYNNSTDYKIASLLKHAEITNNSSEFVDALSSITNKSNSLGISDPSTDPAGLRAWISLEIAGKMYEKNENYFVNAVINHHANVTRSSAAQLVPALETGEISFLFIYKSAAVHSGLNMVELPTKMNFGDPNLSSFYSEFNYTTAAGLQKGSPVLLYITALANNTLTTESLEFVNYSLNHRNGLTTFELKPLQHSELFNDTTPPPEIMSLLSSHELIYSGRID; encoded by the coding sequence ATGAAAAATTCGAAGATCGTTGTTATCATCGTGATTATAGCTTTACTGGCAGTTGGGACAGGGATTGGCGTTCATTACTCTTATAATAAGAATAGAAGCCTTCTGATTTCGTACGTAGCAGATGCATACGTAGGCGAGGCGAATTATCTTTTGAATGGTTATAGAAACTCCACAGGTAATCCGGTATCGCCGGCAATTGGAGGCGGTTCCTATACAGATGCACAAAAAATAGGCTCCGGAGATCCTGCAAATGTTTTCATTTCCGTTGCCCTTTCCCCATACAGTCAGTCCTATCTTAAGGAACGTTACAGTGGGTGGGCTATTGCCTTTGCATCGGATCAGCTGGTGCTTGCCTATTACAACAATAGCACAGACTACAAAATCGCCTCATTGCTGAAGCATGCTGAAATTACAAATAATTCTTCAGAGTTTGTAGACGCCCTTTCCTCTATAACTAATAAATCAAACAGCCTTGGTATATCGGATCCGAGCACTGATCCTGCTGGACTCAGAGCATGGATAAGCTTAGAGATCGCAGGGAAAATGTACGAGAAAAACGAGAATTATTTCGTAAATGCAGTTATCAATCACCACGCCAATGTAACTAGGTCAAGTGCTGCCCAACTTGTACCTGCTCTTGAAACTGGAGAAATTAGTTTCCTGTTCATCTATAAATCTGCTGCAGTGCACTCAGGTCTTAATATGGTAGAGCTCCCAACCAAAATGAATTTTGGTGATCCAAATCTTTCGTCTTTTTATTCTGAATTCAATTATACAACTGCGGCTGGACTTCAGAAGGGCTCTCCAGTTCTCTTATATATCACAGCACTTGCAAACAATACCCTTACAACAGAGTCTTTGGAATTTGTAAACTATTCACTTAACCACCGAAACGGATTAACTACATTCGAATTAAAACCATTGCAGCACTCGGAGCTTTTTAATGACACAACGCCACCGCCAGAGATAATGAGCCTGCTTTCGAGCCATGAATTAATCTATTCAGGAAGAATAGATTAA
- a CDS encoding Tfx family DNA-binding protein yields the protein MRDHFLTKRQMEVLLLEKEGLSHLEIAKELGRTVQNIYVIDKRIRENVKKAQNTLYLYEDAGGAIMLPFKVQSELIDILKEIIHESDKNRIKLKENIIGLLTILRQALKSDISKGRIKKNITIMISHDGTIKIL from the coding sequence ATGCGAGATCATTTTCTTACCAAGCGTCAGATGGAAGTACTCCTTCTGGAAAAAGAGGGGTTATCTCATTTGGAAATTGCAAAGGAACTAGGCAGGACAGTCCAGAATATTTACGTGATCGATAAGCGTATACGAGAAAATGTGAAAAAGGCACAAAATACGCTATACTTATATGAGGATGCGGGTGGTGCGATTATGCTTCCATTTAAGGTACAAAGTGAATTGATTGATATCTTAAAGGAAATCATACATGAATCAGACAAAAATAGAATAAAATTAAAGGAAAATATCATCGGGTTACTCACAATCTTGAGACAGGCACTAAAATCAGACATTTCTAAGGGTCGGATAAAGAAAAATATTACCATCATGATTAGTCATGATGGCACAATCAAGATACTTTGA
- the icd gene encoding isocitrate dehydrogenase (NADP(+)), translating into MTYIKISGDKKLEIPKDPTIGYIEGDGIGGDISKAMILTVNAAVEVAYGGEKNIIWEKVPAGEESFKETGKSLPQDSLDKLKKCVVSVKGPLTTPVGHGMRSLNVTLRQYFDLYANIRPVKFIPGSPSPVKYPEKMDMVVFRENTEDLYAGYEWKYDSSEAEKLRMFLSKELSVNIPNDSGIGIKPISKFKSQRLVRKAIQYAIQNHRRSVTLMHKGNIMKYTEGAFREWGYELAATEFKNETVTEKDYLEKPDAYQGKIVIKDRIADNMFQQVLTRTDEYDVIATTNINGDYLSDALAAQVGGIGTAPSGNVGDVYAIFEAIHGSAPKYTGMDVANPTSIILSAAMALEYMEWKEPAEIIRNAVNSAYLDHKVTQDIARYSNVKPLKCSEFAEELIRRMKKVS; encoded by the coding sequence ATGACGTACATAAAAATTTCAGGGGATAAAAAATTGGAAATACCGAAAGATCCAACCATCGGTTATATAGAAGGGGATGGTATTGGGGGAGACATTTCAAAGGCTATGATACTTACCGTAAATGCAGCAGTAGAAGTTGCCTATGGCGGTGAGAAAAACATAATATGGGAGAAGGTCCCAGCCGGTGAAGAATCCTTCAAGGAAACGGGGAAGTCCCTTCCTCAAGATTCATTAGATAAACTAAAGAAATGCGTTGTCTCGGTAAAGGGCCCTCTTACAACACCGGTGGGTCATGGAATGAGAAGCCTTAATGTTACTCTCAGGCAATATTTTGATCTTTATGCAAACATCAGGCCTGTAAAATTCATACCTGGATCTCCGTCACCCGTGAAATACCCGGAGAAAATGGATATGGTTGTTTTCAGGGAAAACACTGAAGATCTTTACGCTGGATATGAGTGGAAATATGATTCAAGCGAAGCTGAGAAACTTCGGATGTTCCTGTCGAAAGAATTATCAGTGAATATTCCAAATGATTCTGGTATTGGTATAAAGCCCATAAGTAAGTTCAAGTCGCAGAGACTCGTAAGAAAGGCCATTCAGTATGCAATACAGAACCACAGGAGGAGCGTCACCCTGATGCACAAAGGAAATATAATGAAGTACACGGAAGGTGCTTTTAGGGAATGGGGCTACGAGCTGGCAGCAACTGAATTCAAAAATGAGACTGTAACAGAGAAGGATTATCTGGAAAAGCCTGATGCATATCAAGGAAAAATCGTTATAAAAGACAGAATAGCTGACAACATGTTTCAGCAAGTTTTGACTCGAACGGACGAATACGACGTTATTGCCACCACAAACATAAATGGTGATTACCTCTCAGATGCCCTTGCGGCACAGGTTGGCGGTATCGGAACGGCACCGAGCGGAAATGTAGGGGATGTATACGCAATCTTTGAAGCGATACATGGTTCGGCGCCAAAATATACCGGTATGGATGTTGCCAATCCAACATCAATCATACTTTCTGCCGCCATGGCACTTGAGTATATGGAATGGAAAGAACCGGCGGAGATCATAAGGAATGCGGTAAATTCAGCATACCTGGACCATAAGGTAACTCAAGATATTGCGAGATACTCTAATGTAAAACCCCTTAAGTGTTCTGAATTTGCCGAAGAATTGATTCGAAGAATGAAAAAAGTATCTTGA
- a CDS encoding ABC transporter substrate-binding protein, with translation MAEASQKAMENEVRPKRPWGWVVLVVVVAVIGFTGGYIAHAPTSKTSTTVNLQFYESVAASEAKYINNTLIPQFEAEYPGIHVTFVNVGSGDVSKDILALEKSGKVGSIVAGQDNLEIGQLIYSSSGNVLMNLTTMAPALMPPNLIPAAQNLVLYEKHVFGGVYFFPFRGNVPLVFYNKTILAKAGISAPPANDTQLLKDAMALHNKSLPEIMIQGGSTFGVRTGSSTATELYQLMVQYGGNPLYINDSGDLHAMQFLKNLSSYFVPAYKTGYWGSYHGLAVGNYSILDYQWPYIYNTLTSTPYNMTNSTLGFYPGPAGPVNGNHLLGGDVLFIPKGAANLPSDEAFISFLLGEQAQKETLLNLSWVAINAGAYQNLPAKYSAIDAALGDAIDQGVFLRNPTPWITEWQTILDQDVFNPLIANGGSYSSIASDLSNAHTAMYKYILANYGSANATLYQDPNNYGPISV, from the coding sequence ATGGCAGAAGCAAGCCAAAAGGCAATGGAAAATGAAGTAAGGCCGAAACGCCCGTGGGGATGGGTAGTTTTGGTTGTAGTTGTTGCAGTGATTGGTTTTACGGGGGGATATATTGCACACGCCCCCACCTCAAAAACCTCAACTACAGTCAACCTGCAATTCTACGAAAGTGTAGCAGCCAGCGAAGCTAAGTACATTAACAACACATTGATTCCTCAGTTCGAAGCTGAATATCCAGGAATACACGTAACTTTTGTTAACGTAGGAAGTGGAGACGTATCGAAAGATATACTGGCCCTTGAAAAATCTGGGAAAGTAGGGAGCATAGTTGCCGGGCAGGACAACCTGGAAATAGGGCAGTTAATATATAGCTCATCAGGGAACGTACTCATGAATCTTACTACAATGGCACCTGCGCTTATGCCGCCGAATTTGATTCCCGCAGCTCAGAACCTTGTACTTTATGAGAAGCATGTTTTTGGTGGGGTTTACTTTTTCCCATTTAGAGGAAATGTGCCTCTGGTATTTTACAATAAGACTATCTTGGCAAAAGCCGGGATATCTGCACCTCCTGCGAATGACACGCAGCTTTTAAAAGACGCAATGGCATTACACAATAAAAGTCTTCCAGAAATAATGATACAAGGCGGCTCGACTTTCGGCGTAAGAACAGGCTCAAGTACTGCGACTGAGCTTTACCAATTAATGGTCCAGTATGGTGGCAATCCATTGTATATCAATGATTCAGGAGATTTACACGCAATGCAGTTTCTGAAGAACCTGAGTTCCTACTTTGTTCCTGCATATAAGACTGGTTACTGGGGGTCATACCACGGCTTGGCGGTCGGTAATTACTCCATCCTCGACTATCAATGGCCGTACATATACAACACCCTTACAAGCACGCCATACAACATGACAAACTCTACACTGGGATTCTATCCTGGGCCGGCAGGACCCGTTAATGGCAACCATTTGCTTGGCGGGGATGTCCTCTTTATTCCAAAGGGGGCAGCAAACTTACCAAGTGATGAGGCTTTCATTAGCTTCTTGCTAGGCGAGCAGGCTCAAAAGGAGACCCTTTTGAACCTTTCTTGGGTAGCTATAAATGCCGGAGCATATCAGAACTTACCAGCTAAATATAGTGCCATAGACGCTGCGTTGGGAGACGCTATTGATCAGGGAGTATTCCTCAGGAATCCTACGCCATGGATAACTGAATGGCAGACTATATTGGACCAGGATGTCTTTAATCCGCTAATTGCTAACGGGGGGTCGTATAGTTCAATAGCATCTGATCTTAGCAATGCCCACACTGCGATGTATAAATATATTCTAGCGAACTACGGATCGGCCAACGCAACGTTATATCAGGACCCGAATAACTACGGACCGATATCCGTATAA
- a CDS encoding sugar ABC transporter permease → MKWRDQWSAYLLIAPAVVYVLYLAFYPALESVRGGFETPIHPFSLYNYNFVLSTFGTRPILNTFIVTAAALLLQFTVAFVVASLLSKPFRGRSAFTAIFLIPFGVATIVAAVIFHNMFAAYGGYVNSFISLFGFHAIDWEATFPRALFVLILADSWKNTPIVMLILLAGMSTIPSDLYSQAMVDGAGPFQRFFRITLPNMAGFIAIALMIRGISEFNIFAMALLIFPYQLLTTMTYSLFDIVNPSPSYAAATILLGFVLIFAVLIMIYRSKYSKVS, encoded by the coding sequence TTGAAATGGAGAGATCAATGGTCTGCTTACTTGCTGATCGCACCAGCTGTGGTCTATGTTTTGTATTTGGCTTTTTATCCAGCTTTAGAATCTGTTCGCGGAGGGTTTGAAACTCCAATTCATCCGTTTTCTCTGTACAACTATAATTTTGTTTTGAGCACATTCGGGACAAGGCCTATACTCAATACTTTCATTGTTACGGCGGCTGCTCTTCTCTTGCAGTTTACAGTGGCATTTGTTGTCGCAAGCTTACTTTCGAAGCCATTCAGGGGCAGAAGTGCTTTTACCGCAATATTTCTTATTCCCTTTGGGGTAGCAACCATTGTTGCAGCAGTTATATTCCATAATATGTTCGCAGCGTATGGAGGATACGTCAATTCTTTCATAAGTCTTTTCGGCTTTCATGCCATTGATTGGGAAGCAACTTTTCCCAGGGCTCTTTTCGTCCTAATCCTGGCGGACTCCTGGAAAAACACTCCAATAGTGATGCTTATACTGCTCGCGGGCATGTCTACGATACCTTCTGATCTGTACAGCCAAGCCATGGTGGATGGTGCCGGTCCATTTCAAAGGTTTTTTAGGATTACCTTACCTAATATGGCCGGGTTTATTGCGATAGCCTTGATGATCAGGGGCATAAGTGAATTCAATATTTTTGCGATGGCACTACTGATATTTCCGTACCAGCTTTTAACGACGATGACTTACTCTCTTTTTGATATCGTTAATCCAAGCCCGTCTTATGCAGCAGCAACAATTTTGTTAGGTTTTGTTTTGATTTTTGCGGTACTTATAATGATATACAGATCAAAATACAGTAAGGTGTCATAA
- a CDS encoding carbohydrate ABC transporter permease, with product MVSEYKNPRSKYYTYIGVAIFSFLVLLPIYILAIIAFGDPSQTVAAYYPALIPSKFTLVNFIRAFSGYGSVLIAAFYKSLETAFIVASLAILLGYHAAYGLSKLSFKISSILIALLFFSTMIPSLTIAIPISVSFLKLGLYDSAFGLALAQELIVLPLTIFLMMGALQSVPKQLESQARVDGAGFFQTLYQVIFPLAIPGVISAFLLSWMMSWDEFTFAVILSPVHPTLPILIYFDSTARGDILTATSFSLLVTLPVIVLTIVLSKFIKGSYLTAGITG from the coding sequence ATGGTTAGCGAATACAAAAATCCGAGGTCTAAGTATTATACGTATATAGGGGTAGCCATATTTTCATTTTTAGTCCTCTTGCCGATATATATACTTGCGATCATAGCATTTGGGGATCCGAGTCAGACCGTAGCAGCATATTATCCCGCGTTAATTCCATCGAAGTTTACATTGGTGAACTTCATCAGGGCTTTCAGTGGATACGGAAGTGTTTTGATAGCGGCATTCTACAAAAGTCTTGAGACCGCCTTTATTGTCGCTTCGCTAGCCATTCTTCTCGGGTATCACGCAGCCTACGGCTTAAGCAAACTTTCATTCAAAATCAGCAGTATACTGATTGCTTTGCTATTTTTTTCTACTATGATACCTTCACTAACAATTGCGATTCCAATTAGCGTGTCGTTTCTTAAGCTAGGTCTTTATGATTCTGCCTTTGGACTTGCACTTGCACAGGAGCTTATCGTCTTGCCATTAACTATTTTTCTAATGATGGGAGCACTTCAATCGGTGCCCAAACAACTTGAATCACAAGCAAGAGTCGATGGGGCAGGTTTTTTTCAAACACTTTATCAGGTGATTTTTCCTCTTGCAATTCCAGGAGTTATTTCTGCTTTTCTGCTCTCTTGGATGATGTCATGGGACGAGTTTACCTTTGCAGTAATATTGTCCCCTGTCCATCCGACACTTCCAATTCTCATATACTTCGATAGCACAGCGCGGGGCGATATATTGACTGCCACTTCATTCTCACTTCTTGTGACCTTACCTGTTATTGTGCTAACAATTGTGCTCTCAAAGTTCATTAAAGGCAGTTACTTGACGGCTGGTATCACGGGGTGA
- a CDS encoding ABC transporter ATP-binding protein gives MGTKLELRNISKSYGRTRVIDNMSLEVEEGEFFVVLGPSGTGKSTLLKIIVGIEQPDSGKVFIDGKDVTRLPPNKRNLAMVFQNYALYPNLNVYNNIAFPLKMHRIRYIDRKVKEVAAKLNITEILQKRIYQISGGQQQRVALARAIVRNPSMFLLDEPLSNLDARVRYTARSELKKLQQELNQTFVFVTHDQKEAEALGDRVGVLHNGVFEQISDYRDLYENPKTAWIGDFVGDFPINIIEHKGFRPEWAKIGSGKFSMNVSLSESVSDVYFIHGLMDDGTGIILKSNKFFKSGEVVHFSVEKFVEFKNAESAPQISDFTGKSA, from the coding sequence ATGGGTACTAAACTTGAATTAAGGAACATATCTAAAAGTTATGGGCGAACAAGAGTAATAGATAACATGTCCCTAGAGGTGGAAGAGGGTGAATTTTTTGTAGTTCTTGGACCATCTGGGACAGGGAAGTCGACGTTATTAAAAATCATTGTCGGTATAGAGCAACCTGATAGTGGGAAAGTTTTTATTGATGGCAAAGACGTAACCAGACTGCCTCCAAATAAAAGAAATCTTGCAATGGTTTTTCAAAACTATGCTCTCTATCCTAATTTGAACGTTTACAACAATATTGCTTTTCCATTGAAGATGCATAGAATACGGTACATCGATCGTAAGGTTAAGGAAGTTGCGGCCAAGCTTAACATTACGGAAATTCTGCAAAAAAGAATTTATCAGATAAGTGGGGGTCAACAGCAGAGAGTCGCACTTGCTAGAGCAATTGTGAGAAATCCATCGATGTTTCTACTCGATGAACCACTGAGCAATCTTGATGCGAGGGTAAGGTACACTGCAAGAAGTGAATTGAAGAAGCTTCAACAAGAACTAAATCAAACATTTGTTTTTGTAACGCATGATCAGAAGGAAGCAGAAGCTCTTGGTGACAGGGTAGGGGTATTGCACAATGGGGTCTTTGAACAAATTTCAGACTATAGAGATCTATACGAAAACCCAAAAACTGCGTGGATCGGAGATTTCGTTGGTGATTTTCCTATTAATATTATAGAACATAAAGGATTCAGACCGGAGTGGGCCAAGATAGGTTCGGGAAAATTTTCAATGAATGTTAGCTTATCAGAAAGTGTAAGTGATGTGTATTTTATTCACGGTCTTATGGACGACGGTACTGGGATAATATTAAAGAGCAATAAATTTTTTAAATCGGGTGAAGTTGTTCATTTTTCTGTGGAAAAATTTGTTGAGTTTAAGAATGCAGAAAGCGCTCCTCAGATTTCTGACTTCACGGGGAAATCTGCATAA